ggagctcaggacacacacaaaaaccgcTTCTGCAGCTCTAAAGTTCCGTTGCTGCTCTCCTCCTTTCATCTCCTTTCGGGCTCTGCCATTCTGAGCgtccctcaacccccccccccccctttcttttttctctcccacaGACactgtctctcactcactcacacgcacgtgcgcgcacgcacacacacgcacacgcgcgccTTTGGATCTCCTCCAGCAGAGAAGGGGTCTATCCTCAGACGCCTTTATAATCGTTGCGTTCTCGCCCGGTGGCTTCACAGAAACGTGAGTTGAGGTCgcagcgggggggaggggggggggcagatgtgtgcctctcctccatcagctgTGCGCATGTCccagaataacacacacacacacacacacggcagcagAGCACTAATAAGGAAAGTGGAGGGGTTTGACCCTCACATCATCCGGTTAAAGCACCACTTTGTTTAAATACTCCATTAAAGTCATTTATCTCTGCAGCATCATGTTAAGCCCGGCACTGCTGCTTCACTTTACAGGCATGTACCATTGtctgctactttatacttctactgaGGACAATTATGTACTTTTTTTACTCCGCTCCAGGTATTTTACAGCTGCAGATCAAGATTGTTTACATTGTAAAAGTATAATATGTGTGAAAATACCTTCTTCACAAGTAATACTGAAAAGTATTATCAGCCAAATGTACTTAAAAAGCTACGAGAAGAAAGAGTACTGAAACAACATTCCCAGTTATTATTACTGATGCATCAAGTTTTAATTGGTATATATTACATAATTATAATACCGTTGGGTAGTttaatatatagaaatacatcATATTCTATAAAAAAAGTAGTATTTTATgtgtaacattttattttggagtatAACTGTAGTGAAGTAAAAATCATGAGGTTGGGTATAAAGTACCTCAAATGTGTACTTAAGTAAAGAAGTTAATACAAATGTACttagttactttccaccactggaCTAAACTAGCTAAGTGTCGATAAGTACTTTTACTCTCGATACAAATACCTTCCGATTATAGATCGTGTGTACTTTTACTGATGAACTATCACTTTGAATTCAAGTCAATTACTTGTAGTAACTTTGACATACTTATACTTtttcctcactaaaggatctGAGTACTTCTTCCACGAGTGAACAATAAATACTTCAATATGAAAAGTAAAAGAACTCATCAAGCTGTGTGCTAGTCTACAATGTGCTCATTTGAACTAGCTTATCATATTTTGGAAGTAAAATCTTAGAAGTAAATGAAATGGAAGTATTCACTAAAGTACACGTGCGCAGCACAAGCCACTCCCTGCAGGTATGAATCCGAACAGAAGATGGTGATATCACACAGCGGAGGATCTCCCGGCAACCACAAATATCAACAAGGAAGAAGCATccgggaagaaaaagaaaataacacaTGATGACATTCTGTTGGAACAAGTCTTGTTTTAAATTGAACCCCAAAGCATCctgatgcaaacacaaagacgtTTAGTTCCAGGTCCTTTTAATATGTATGATAACCAACACGTGTTTAGGTTGAAAAGGGTGACTGGATCTGGAGGGCAGCCTCCGTGTACTTTGGTGTAATTTAGCCTCTCGTCTATCTTTAGTCTGGAGGAAATTGAAAATCATGCCTATTCTGGAGTTCCAGTCACAGCTGCTCATTATGTAGCAGCCTCTGTCATTACAGGCAGGTTGTCATTACCAAGCTCTCCTGCACGGCCTCGGAAGGAGACGGGCAGTCGGCGAGAAGCAGCGCCCCCGTGTGTCTGGAAGCGGCATGGCAGGgataacacacaaaaaagaagaattaaGGAGTGTTTTCTTTACTGATTTTTACAAGACTAACCGGTTCCTATAATGACTCAATTATGTTTAATCGTGTGGAGAAGTGCAGTTTGTTCCCTCAAAATGTCACTCAATTTCCGATTGGTGGCAATACAGTTTGAGGAGTTTGAGGCCAAGGAGTGTCACCTCCACGTTTATTACAAGAGATAAGTGCAACCATTGCCCATACATTAGTCAAGAGTATTGACAGTTGTAGAGTCAGACATCTTCTTTACTCAAGAAGATGTGTGACTCTACAACTATGTTCACTAGCAGAAATATTACAAATACCACTCTGTAAAAAGTATTATTAGCTATTGAAGGAAAAGTTCTCATTCTGGAGGATAAATTGCTCTATATGGGTTTTATTGTTATGGATTATATCatctattatttattcatgtgtaaGCAGCATTTTAATGTTGTAGTTTGTCGAGATGTAGCTGATTTAatctattttatataaataaggtggtttaatttactttttattgttCATGCTCATTATTGGTAAAGTAACTGCCGACGACcgtaaaaagtaagatattttaCCTCTGAAGTACAAGAAAAAATTGCCATATTTAAATCCACAAGTGCTGAAGTAGTTCATGGCATTGAACTGGACAAACATTTCAGATTTCAGCAATGCAATTACAAAAATTTAATTGtttaatgtgtatttttaataacatttaatcCTCAATAGTTAAAGATATTTGCAGTAAAAATAATCCCTGGTTAAAAGTCAGCTGCACTGTGAAAGACATAAAAGCATTTTGCTGCTCTGAATATATCGATAGTCATTGTCGTATAAtttcttttgttattttattgttttattctacGTCTGTTTATTGTTATACACCTTTACAGAGTCAAATTCATTGTATGTGGAAACCACGCCGGCCAATAGATGTATTTCAATCTGATCGGACCTTTGATCCGGCTACCGtccataaataatgaataataaaaaacaggATAATCATTTGATCCTGAATTTGACTGACgaataattaaaaacatgacattaatACCATTTCAGATGCTATTGATAAAAGTATGAATATAGATTGGATTTTAATCCTCATTTAGAGAGAAATAAACCCGGAGGATCCATTGGTTTCCGTATGCTCCCTGCTGTGTAAAGAGAAGAATGGAATGCGGTGGAAAGCTTTATGGCGCGGCAAGCCCATCCCCACCCTGAAGTCACCGGTCCAGGTGACCGGCTATAAAGACTCAGCGCCGCCTCCGCCCTCCACCTGTCGTCCAGGAGCCTCTTCCCGTCTCTCCGGCCCCTCAACCGTCCGGTAAGATTTAATTTACCTCCCGGAAGGAGGTGCAGCGTGTCGTTACCACCTCTGTTAACGGGAGTCACAGCGAACTCTTTCTCCACCGGCAGATCCCCATCATGGCCGTGACCAACCAACCGGGCCGCTACGCGCCCTCCGAGTTCCAGACCGGCCTGTGTGACTTCTGCGACGACTGTGGAACCTGTGAGCACCTCcaccccacgcacacacacacacacacacacggtttgcTCAGAAGCTGTCAACTAAGtattcacacacacctcccacacacacacaggctgctacGGCCTGTTCTGCTACCCGTGTCTCGGCTGCTCCATCGCCAGCGACATGGACGAGTGCTGCCTGTGCGGTATGAGCACTGCCATCCGCGGTGTCTACAGGACCAAGTACAACATCAACGTGAGTGAAACTCCCTCATTGTGTCAAGTTGCGGTTGTTTTGATGGTGATTTCattgttattacattgttattacaTGTGTACAGGTACACAATAAGTGTTTTGTCCTCCTGAACAAAGCTGTGCAGGTGACTTGTGCAGCGGTGGAGGAAGTACTCCGATACTTATAAAAAAGTAGATTTATGACAACGTTCAAATACTTCATTTGGAGTAAAAGTCCTTAATTCAAACTCCTACTTCAGTAAAACAATGATCAGCATAATGTATCAAAAGTTAAAATACTCAGTGTATTCTGCAAGTTTAAACTACTTTATATACTGTTGCTGTACAGGTACAGGTATCCAAACTAGGGGTTGGGACCCCCTGAAGGGTCACCAGATAAATATCAGGGGGCGGTTGAGGAAATAAAGCTTCTTTCCAAACTTTTCTCTCATCTTTGCTTATATGTAGAATATGAGATAGTTTTACAGGTTTCCTTGTTATCTCAATGAAGGTAATGCCCTCTTTTAGTCGGGTACATCACAAAGGAGCCACACCTATGGGCTTTTATTTATGAGCCACAAAAGGACATTTAGGATTGCTGTGAAATATTAAACCAGGGTAATAAAACTAGGACAACATTGTAATTCCTGGTCTTGTTGTAACGTGTTTAGAGgcctgaagaggaagagagatacAGTATTAAAAGGGCCGGAGTAGCATTTAAGGGGAAGTATtggaagaaaatatttttttagagcgTATAATCagcatcaaaataaaaacagttgTGTTTTTGGTCACTTCAGTATGAGCCGTTAATTAAACTGCATGTTTCTAGTCgcccagaacggacaaaccAAACGGCGGCTCTGGAGACACAGTCTTCACGTCATGGTTCAACTTGAATCATACGATCCTTTTGTTTTTGAAGTGGGACTGTATGTGCACAAAAGCATCagacaacacaggtacaaaatGCAGCACATCTAATCCTTGTGTTCCCAGGGGTCACTGTGCAGTGACTTCATGGCGGTCTATTACTGCTCGATCTGTGCCGTCTGCCAGCTGAAGAGAGATATCGACCTCAGGAAGAAGCAAGGCATCTTCTAAATAGGTAAgaaaatacataattatatatatctatatatagatatatatctatatataaaatttgattaatatatatatatatttttagatatgtatttcaaatatatatgtattaaaatatatatattaataaatatattgatatatgtattaaatatttattgatattaatatattgatatacaaatatatgtatattaaatatatattaatatatataaattaatatataaatatatgtaattaaatataaatataaatgtatatatataaatatataaatacatgtattagaaataaataaatatatatatatatatatatcgtgtcATGATATATCACTGGAGCTCCAGACATTAATTTAATTCCTtgtctccttcattccttctaGATTTTGTCAAAACACCAGACAAGTTGTACATTTACTGGATCGCTGTTCCCACTGAAGCATTTGTGCATTTAgcccaatctctctctctctctctgattagGATGTGAATAAAGGTATTCCAGATGACGTGGCCATTAGCGGTGCTGTAAAATGACAATAAACTTTAATCTTCTGAGGGAAGGGACATAAACCTGGGACACTCCCTGAGAGTGGAAAACAGCATCAGGATTTACTGCTTGGGTTATATAATAAAAATGGTCATCTGATGTGCCAGTTGACAGGATGTGGGTTGAGTGTCATTAAAGGTGTTcttgaacaaaataaaactcttaattttaattaaatcgAGGTTGCGCCTTGTTtcctttgttttgtgtcttcACGTGTGTTTAATATAATCACAACAGCATCGAGGTGATTAAACCTGGAgttaattttcttttctgaaatatttcaacagCACATTTGGACAAATATGTCTAGTGATATAAAATATAactgaaaacaacaataacatcagcctcagctgttaGTGTGTGGTGGTAGTTAGTAAATGTGTGCACACTAACAGTTCAACTAGCATGTTAGCACGCTGTCGtgagcatttagctcaaagcgccACGGAGCCAAAAAAACtctttactttaaatatttTGTGTTGACGTCTCGTTTGAAGAAAGATGGGATTACCGAGACTCAAATTAAACCTTTTTAGCTCAAACAAACGAAAGAATGAACTGCAGTTTCCTCCAAAAGATTTGAGAGGAATAAACTAGATTTGACTCGTCCaaagaaaaaatacttttgGTTTCGGTGTCTTCAGGGAAAAGTGTTAATTATACTTTAGCCTCATTCTTTACAGCGGTGTTATGagatttcaaatgtttcaaaagTAAATATTGATTTATAGAAAAGGTTTTGGTCATTTCAAAACTTTATGAATGTTGATTAAAATTAGAAAACATTTGAATGAATtagaaaataaactaaaatcaCTCGACCGAGACGCTGGACAAATCTCCGCTTAGAATTTAATTCAGAAATTCAGAAGAATCGACCGAGAATGTATTTTTACATGATGAAGAACCACTTGACAGATGTTTCTGTGTCATTgtgtcatgtttaaaaaaacaggagAATGTGTAGGAAGGCAGaagcctccttccctcccttctttTTGACCCCATTACATGTCAAATATCTGAATAATCACACCCAAACGTTTAACATGCCAGTTCAATAACGGGAAGTCATCCAAACGTTACACGGTCGTCCTTCGGTCGATACATCTATGACAGATCCGAAATAGAGAGAAACATTGAACTATTTTCCCTTGTGGACAAAAGTAATAAAGAGTTCTATGAAAAAGTCAAACAAGTGATGGTGACGTGTTTTTTGGAGCAGGAAGACGACACTTTAAGACAGACTGAGGAGGGAACCGTGTTGGGGGCGTTTACTGGGTCATCTGGGTCTCCATGGCCTGGGCCGCCCACTCCGGAGCGACCGAGCGGATCTTTTCTAGGAGGTTGTTGACCTGGAAACACAGAGACTGGATCTGTTTGTCCCAGGTCGGAAGGGCTTCACGCGCTGCCggagacgagaagaagaagaggggaaaaagAATTTCATATTTGGGATTTCATGAGGTTTTAACAACAAATCTACAGGTTCAAAGCCATGATGGCGCTTTATGCCATTTCTAGTCGTTCATGGGGAAACTGATGAGTATtcaatacattacatttacaatcatgttacattcatacactgtagacgcagctacagcgagcgactcagggttaagtgtcttgctcaaggacacatcgattagggtggggattgaaccaccaaccccccacccccccgattgaaagacagacctgctaaccactgacccacagtcgccctattaaaaaaaaaaatgtcttcataaaaaaagttgattctagaaaaaaagaaaagtaattttaataaatgaatgacTTAATTCAAATTGAGGACTTTAATAAAAGGTGATGACATTAGAAATTTTATTTGAAAACAATTTAAAGCcttgaatgcaaaaaaaaaaatttaaataggCATTAAGTGCAGCCCTACAATGCAAGTAGAATTTAATGGATTCTAATGgttactttaaattaaaaaatactgGAATACTGTTGCACAAATAAACGAACGGAGAAGTTCCATCTTTGACATTTGAGAACAGCCGACGGTCAACTCACTCTCAAAGTGTACGATGCTGTCTATCTGGTCGATGAAGCCGTTCATGCGTCCTTCGGTGATCATCTGGGAAGCTATTTTCTCGGCCTAAAGACAAACAAAGCAACGAAGAAATCTCAGTAAACATCGTGGAAAATAAAAGGCTACGCAAATAATATTTGTTCAGAAAAAAGGATATTTAGTAAAAGTAGAAAAGTGTTTTAAACAAAGGTGAATAGAAATATCAGTTATAGAGCTATTACTTTATTTCCCATTAATACTGAAGAGGACTAGAATTATTCATTGCTTTAGGCATTCTTTTTTACAAGCGCGCTTTTAAAAAcacggtttaaaaaaattaatacattaaaaaaataaatgttaaaacaaaaaaagttaatttaagTTTCTGAAAGTAATAATCTCACGACACAATACTTATGTTTTAGGGTTTACAATATtctacaaatatttaaaaataaaaaaatattttaaaaaagatattCTACAATGTGTTTAAATACATCACAAATTAATATACAAATGTGAAATACATTTTACTGACAACATCTGCAGAGATTAACAGCTGGTCGACCACTGGTAAAATGTTCATTCTGTGAACAGCGGCAGCAAACTATTTAAATGTCTAGagctcaatatttttttttaaatttacttaCAGTTTCATAAAGATTTTGTCAAAACGGCCAGGACATAAAAGCTAATCGTAGTGATGTCTCACCTTTGCTGGGGGGATTTCTAAAAGTGCTCCTAGCTCTTCAAACGTGATGTTGTTGTAGAGTTTGCTAGCGGAGAGGAGGTTGTGTTCGATCACAGCTCGGTCGAGGATGCTGGAGCCTgcaagagaaaaacacacaacgcTTACATTGCGAAGCTCACAGACCGACGGGCGGATTGAAACATACATACATCATTTGGCGTGACTTAAACTTAACCAGGATATCATTATCTCTGATGTCCGGCAGCAATTAATGTCCATAAATCAAAGGAGAAATCAAGAGGTAGAAACGTCTCATAACTCCACAACCTGCCTG
The window above is part of the Pseudoliparis swirei isolate HS2019 ecotype Mariana Trench chromosome 15, NWPU_hadal_v1, whole genome shotgun sequence genome. Proteins encoded here:
- the plac8.2 gene encoding placenta associated 8, tandem duplicate 2, translating into MAVTNQPGRYAPSEFQTGLCDFCDDCGTCCYGLFCYPCLGCSIASDMDECCLCGMSTAIRGVYRTKYNINGSLCSDFMAVYYCSICAVCQLKRDIDLRKKQGIF